Proteins encoded by one window of Eremothecium cymbalariae DBVPG#7215 chromosome 1, complete sequence:
- the SMT3 gene encoding SUMO family protein SMT3 (similar to Ashbya gossypii AFR697C) has translation MAEEQEQKPDVKPETHINLKVSDGSSEIYFKIRRTTPLRRLMEAFAKRQGKEMDSLRFLYDGVRIQPDQSPDDLDMEDNDIIEAHREQIGGFWCIYIK, from the coding sequence ATGGCAGAGGAACAAGAGCAAAAGCCGGACGTCAAGCCAGAAACTCACATCAATTTGAAAGTGTCCGATGGCTCTAGTGAGATATACTTCAAGATTAGAAGAACAACACCTCTAAGAAGATTAATGGAAGCTTTTGCGAAGAGACAAGGGAAAGAAATGGACTCATTACGCTTCTTGTATGATGGTGTGCGCATCCAGCCTGATCAATCGCCAGACGATTTGGATATGGAGGATAACGACATCATCGAAGCTCACAGAGAGCAGATCGGCGGCTTCTggtgtatatatataaagtaA
- the GIN4 gene encoding protein kinase GIN4 (similar to Ashbya gossypii AFR696C), whose product MGTKDNSNVTSLKGGRIGPWMLGETLGVGSTGKVLMAQNVQTGQIAAVKIISKSIFNAQGSTFVGSNDPDVLPYGIEREITIMKLLNHPNVLRLYDVWETSTDLYMVLEYVEKGELFNLLIERGPLPENEAVRFFRQIIIGISYCHALGIVHRDLKPENLLLDHKFNIKLADFGMAALESKDKLLETSCGSPHYAAPEIVSGLPYHGFESDVWSCGVILYALLTGRLPFDEDDGNIRKLLLKVQSGEFEMPDKDEISIEAQDLIAKILTVDPSGRIKTREILKHPLLKKYPSIKDSKSIRNLPREDTYLNPLDHNDGTVDRTILKNLVVLWHGRDENEIVMKLNEQGPNLEKTFYALLHRFKYENEQQQLKQQQIAKRISSASSSPQRNIVKSSSRRSINQILVTPKKKRSSGINVSSAHKRPVSIQKWGEIGGGNNGLISPSKKRSLSNRKLSAILNTPSSSPSRKRMSIAQDAPPMPTSVLRDYNKRASRNSKRFSFLPSIKRQSITSKIIATYAKLSEDNDWEYIDKEAKRTSSDFATLIDNIFEHEKYEQIRREKEGLERKVREAKAREARERKEREERKQREEREREERRALERKEQEAREREEMEDEEQLRLEEDEQEILRQEELQRSLEDEVAKLRAELEETRVEQQLNSMSKNQVARRSVSEPHKRHSSTSKRDSLLALQYSINTVLNKRAVSVQTRPISRLDPGIMAQEVAHELDYDDEEILSERTLRREKTILETIRRSNFLGSQFDIHKELKNAKKEKIEKAKKRKQLNRKLPDRISYHDQRFVSDGTTITSAHDGYDTTSLTRHTTVGVLRDDESEPKKLSEVRIPEVTRRSRHLSASSKRFSVLSMYSTMTSYTNLADFMKSDVQLKPLNDTASSKVTQQPEFMFESTIDNVERISSNDNSHISSMEAPNNTVIKLNYADRFYKPVEVIELDDTDNTQPDTEEDITKVKLPALPPLEKLNKSPNGLGIYQHSSPREDFKHAVRSVTPNENKENEDPAGTTQQKAPLTSVGKELGIREPLTDLAQQGVPKKRPSFFRKFSKEKIKPEYDYQLDTTVNNTKMFRALDKLLNGWTSYGLKQVRSSPSVSMITGKLSSDNILSLRSTAFQVVVAGSNHGSSVRFTKKSGSKKTFARLVNEIEKILEKEKVLISTN is encoded by the coding sequence ATGGGTACTAAGGATAATAGTAATGTTACGTCTCTTAAAGGTGGCAGGATTGGGCCATGGATGCTAGGGGAGACTCTTGGAGTTGGTAGTACTGGAAAGGTGTTGATGGCGCAAAATGTGCAAACAGGTCAGATTGCAGCAGTTAAAATTATATCTAAATCTATTTTTAATGCTCAGGGGTCAACTTTTGTAGGGTCGAATGATCCGGACGTTTTACCGTATGGTATTGAACGAGAGATCACGATtatgaagttgttgaacCATCCTAATGTGTTGCGGTTGTATGATGTGTGGGAAACATCAACAGATTTGTATATGGTGTTAGAGTATGTTGAGAAGGGCGAGTTATTTAATTTGCTTATTGAAAGAGGGCCTTTGCCGGAAAATGAGGCTGTGAGGTTTTTCAGGCAGATTATTATAGGTATCTCCTACTGCCATGCTTTAGGGATTGTGCATAGAGATTTGAAGCCGGAGAATCTGTTATTAGATCATAAGTTCAATATCAAACTGGCAGATTTTGGGATGGCTGCATTAGAATCAAAGGACAAGTTGTTGGAAACTTCTTGTGGATCGCCGCATTATGCTGCACCAGAAATTGTATCTGGTTTACCGTATCATGGGTTTGAGAGCGATGTATGGTCGTGTGGTGTAATATTATATGCTTTGTTGACTGGTAGGTTGCcgtttgatgaagatgatggcAATATCaggaagttgttgttgaaggtgCAAAGTGGAGAGTTTGAAATGCCTGATAAAGACGAAATCTCTATAGAGGCACAAGATTTAATAGCAAAAATTTTAACTGTTGATCCAAGTGGAAGGATTAAAACAAGGGAAATATTGAAGCACCCATTGTTAAAAAAGTACCCAAGTATCAAGGACTCAAAGTCTATTAGAAATTTACCTCGTGAAGACACTTATTTGAATCCCCTGGATCACAACGATGGGACAGTTGACCGTACAATCTTAAAGAATTTAGTGGTGTTGTGGCATGGAAGGGATGAGAATGAAATAGTAATGAAGTTGAATGAACAAGGACCTAATTTAGAGAAGACCTTCTATGCTTTGTTACATCGCTTTAAATATGAGAatgagcagcagcaactaaagcaacaacaaattgCGAAAAGAATCTCAtccgcttcttcttccCCACAAAGAAATATAGTGAAATCTTCTTCGCGGAGATCTATCAATCAAATTCTTGTTACtccgaagaagaaaagaagctCGGGAATTAATGTTTCGTCAGCCCATAAACGACCGGTGTCTATTCAAAAGTGGGGGGAGATTGGCGGCGGAAACAATGGGTTGATTTCACCTTCAAAGAAGAGGTCTCTATCTAACAGGAAACTTTCtgcaattttaaatacTCCATCATCTTCTCCGTCAAGGAAGAGGATGTCAATAGCCCAGGATGCTCCACCAATGCCTACCTCTGTACTACGTGACTACAATAAGCGCGCGTCGAGAAACAGTAAGAGATTTTCCTTTTTACCTTCGATTAAAAGACAATCAATTACCAGTAAGATCATTGCGACATATGCCAAATTATCCGAGGACAATGATTGGGAATATATTGACAAAGAGGCCAAGAGAACTAGTTCTGATTTCGCAACTttaattgataatattttcgAACACGAAAAGTACGAACAGATCAGAAGAGAGAAGGAAGGACTAGAGAGGAAAGTAAGGGAAGCAAAGGCGAGAGAAGCTCGTGAACGCAAGGAACGCGAAGAACGTAAGCAGCGAGAGGAACGTGAGAGAGAAGAACGCAGAGCTCTCGAACGTAAGGAACAGGAAGCTCGTGAGCGCGAGGAAATGGAGGATGAAGAGCAGCTTAGActggaagaagatgaacaAGAGATCTTGAGGCAAGAAGAGCTACAAAGAAGTCTCGAAGATGAAGTGGCTAAGTTAAGGGCTGAACTTGAGGAAACACGTGTGGAGCAACAGCTCAATTCTATGAGTAAAAACCAAGTAGCTCGCCGTTCTGTTTCTGAACCCCACAAGAGACACTCTTCCACTAGCAAAAGAGACTCATTGCTTGCATTGCAATACAGTATTAATACAGTTTTAAACAAGCGTGCAGTTTCAGTCCAAACTAGGCCAATCTCTAGATTAGATCCTGGAATCATGGCGCAGGAAGTTGCTCATGAACTagattatgatgatgaggagatCTTGAGTGAAAGGACATTGAGAAGAGAGAAGACTATATTAGAAACTATAAGAAGGTCTAACTTTTTGGGATCACAATTTGACATTCACAAggaattgaaaaatgcgaaaaaggaaaaaatcGAGAAAGCTAAGAAACGTAAGCAACTAAACAGGAAGTTACCAGATAGAATATCTTATCATGATCAAAGATTTGTATCCGATGGTACTACTATTACTTCTGCACATGATGGCTATGATACAACATCACTTACGAGACATACAACTGTTGGCGTATTGCGTGATGATGAATCTGAACCAAAAAAGTTATCTGAAGTTAGGATTCCAGAAGTCACTCGACGTTCCAGACATTTAAGTGCCTCTAGCAAGCGGTTTTCAGTTCTTTCAATGTATTCGACAATGACTTCGTATACTAATTTGGCGGATTTCATGAAAAGCGATGTTCAATTAAAGCCTTTAAATGACACTGCTAGTTCAAAAGTTACTCAGCAACCTGAATTCATGTTTGAAAGCACAATTGACAATGTTGAAAGaatatcttcaaatgaTAATTCACACATTAGTTCGATGGAGGCGCCTAACAACACGGTTATAAAATTGAATTATGCAGACAGATTCTATAAGCCCGTTGAAGTCATTGAATTGGACGATACGGATAACACACAACCTGATACCGAAGAAGATATTACCAAGGTTAAACTACCCGCTTTACCACCTTTGGAAAAGTTAAACAAATCTCCGAATGGCTTAGGTATTTACCAGCATTCATCCCCAAGAGAAGACTTTAAACATGCAGTCAGATCGGTGACTCCAAAcgaaaacaaagaaaacgAAGATCCAGCTGGCACGACTCAACAAAAAGCACCTCTAACCTCCGTGGGGAAAGAACTCGGCATTCGGGAGCCTTTGACAGACCTTGCGCAGCAGGGAGTTCCTAAAAAGAGGCCATCCTTTTTTAGGAAGTTTTCCAAAGAAAAGATAAAACCTGAATATGATTACCAACTTGATACAACTGTTAATAATACGAAGATGTTTAGGGCTTTAGATAAGCTGCTCAATGGCTGGACCAGTTATGGATTAAAACAAGTGAGAAGCAGCCCTTCTGTATCTATGATCACTGGAAAGCTATCAAgtgataatatattatctcTGAGGTCCACTGCGTTTCAAGTCGTTGTGGCTGGTTCAAATCACGGATCGAGTGTTAGATTTACAAAGAAATCAGGCTCCAAAAAGACATTTGCTAGATTAGTCAATGAAATCGAGAAGATACTGGAGAAGGAAAAAGTTTTAATTTCAACCAACTAA
- the GMC1 gene encoding putative oxidoreductase (similar to Saccharomyces cerevisiae YDR506C), with product MTYRILSRILLLCSLLRYVSGSHILELDIENIEYASDKTKKQIISINGSNSTIGPTLRFHSGDKVNMLVKNNLHDPTSIHLHGVLLANLPDSEGGISNRQDGVPGVTQSAIMPGYSYWYNFTILESTCGTFWYHSHHESQYGDGLRGAMIVDCEEYDNHVRSVTNNMPVQEELITLSDWFNKGTEEILESYMSQHLSLDPDQDDTLFNGSLEDGIKLSIKNSETKYLLLRLINMATGNAQVFHIENHNLTIIEADGILTKPYTIRTLTVAVGQRYTVLVKLDPSLGNSKIFHASGSCAIIFNPFKVKRHWLSYDDNGDFDSFCLLPLVSTLPDYTDLELYDKLNPINHPLLPPPTEQLFMDYSYDIPKNTFLINGTKMSDVVDHSDPEHILLQGFVYKQPPIKLPYNTIIEIALNSNFEPFSHPWHLHGHSVQLVSIGDPHSGPLHWYDKKSTAMKKYLSDLKRWETTNTVPVVRDTFTIPENSYAVMRFKTDNPGFWVLHCHVEWHMLKGLGTVLSEGVDSINIQQLPASFQSSPPPITANNSNNTNNHPNKTTLQPQKRHTL from the coding sequence ATGACATACAGAATATTATCTAGGATTTTACTTCTTTGCAGTTTGTTACGCTACGTTTCTGGTTCTCATATACTGGAGCTGGATATTGAGAACATTGAATATGCCAGCGATAAGACCAAGAAGCAGATTATTTCCATAAATGGTTCCAATAGTACAATCGGTCCCACATTGAGGTTCCATTCGGGCGACAAAGTGAATATGCTAGTTAAGAACAATCTTCACGACCCTACAAGTATTCATCTTCATGGTGTACTCTTGGCCAATTTACCTGATAGTGAAGGGGGAATTTCTAACAGACAGGATGGTGTGCCTGGGGTCACACAAAGTGCTATTATGCCAGGATATTCCTATTGGTACAACTTCACAATTCTTGAATCTACATGTGGAACCTTTTGGTATCATTCGCACCATGAATCTCAATATGGTGACGGTTTACGAGGTGCAATGATTGTGGATTGTGAAGAATACGATAATCATGTCAGAAGCGTCACCAATAACATGCCCGTGCAAGAGGAACTAATAACATTGAGCGACTGGTTCAACAAAGGTACTGAAGAAATCTTAGAAAGCTACATGAGTCAGCATCTAAGTTTGGATCCTGATCAAGATGATACATTGTTTAACGGTTCTCTCGAAGACGGTATCAAGTTGAGCATCAAAAATTCTGAAACAAAATACCTCCTTCTTCGACTTATTAACATGGCTACAGGGAACGCTCAAGTTTTCCACATTGAGAACCACAACCTCACAATAATTGAAGCGGATGGTATCTTAACGAAACCTTACACTATTCGTACCTTGACGGTGGCCGTGGGTCAAAGGTATACTGTGCTAGTGAAGCTGGATCCCTCGTTAGGTAACTCCAAGATATTCCATGCCTCCGGAAGCTGCGCTATAATCTTTAACCCCTTTAAAGTCAAGCGCCATTGGCTGTCTTACGATGATAACGGTGATTTCGACAGTTTCTGCTTACTGCCGCTTGTCTCGACTCTTCCAGATTATACAGACCTTGAACTTTATGACAAACTGAACCCAATCAACCATCCCCTTCTCCCACCCCCCACAGAGCAACTCTTCATGGATTACAGTTATGATATTCCCAAAAATACTTTCCTAATAAACGGCACTAAAATGAGCGATGTCGTAGACCACAGTGATCCTGAACACATTCTACTCCAAGGATTTGTCTACAAACAACCACCGATCAAACTACCGTATAACACAATAATAGAGATCGCCCTCAACAGTAATTTCGAACCGTTCTCACATCCTTGGCATCTCCACGGACACTCCGTCCAACTAGTTTCTATTGGTGATCCCCACTCCGGGCCCCTCCACTGGTACGATAAAAAGTCCACTGCAATGAAGAAGTATCTCAGTGACTTAAAACGTTGGGAAACAACCAACACTGTCCCTGTAGTAAGAGATACTTTCACAATCCCAGAAAACTCCTACGCCGTAATGCGTTTCAAAACAGACAACCCTGGTTTCTGGGTCCTCCATTGCCATGTAGAATGGCACATGCTCAAAGGCTTGGGTACAGTGCTCTCCGAAGGCGTCGACTCAATCAATATCCAACAATTACCCGCTTCTTTCCAATCCTCGCCCCCACCAATAACTGCAAACAACTCTAATAATACCAACAACCATCCCAATAAAACTACTCTACAGCCCCAGAAGCGACACACACTCTGA